The Ornithinibacillus sp. 4-3 region CATTAAGTAGACAAATAAAAAATTTAGAAGAAGAGTTAGGAGTTATTTTGTTTCATCGCTCTAACCAAGGTGTAGAATTAACTGATGCTGGTAAATTATTTCTGGAAAGATCATATAAAATTATGAACCTTATAGAAAAATCTGTGGAAGATACGAAGATTGCTCATCTAGGTGAGTATGGTGTTTTAAGTATTGGATTTACAGGTTCTATTACTTTTTTTCTTATTCCATTGCTTAAAGAGTTTAATATTAAGTATCCGAAAATACGTTTAAGATTATTTGAATTAAATACACCTCGTCAACTCAAGACTTTTGAGGATGATATTATCAGCATCGGATTTATGTGCCCTCCAATTTTAAATGATCAACTCAAAATTTCAGTAGTCAACAAACAAAAATTTGTATTAGTTTTACCGGCTAATCATGCCTTAGCTCAGCAAGTGGAGCCCATAGCATTAAAACATTTAAAAGAAGATATGTTTATCGTTGTGCCAAAGGATTCTGGTAATACATACCATAATTTAGTTATGACTATCTTTAGAAAAAATAATTTCTTTCCAAAAAACTTTTTATATGCAAATGTGTCTTCTTCTGTAATTTCTCTAGTTAGCGAAGGCCTTGGTGTCACTATTGTTCCAATCTCTCTTTCTAATATTAATATTCCAGGAGTCGTTTATAAGCAAATTGCCCATTCAGAAGAAGTTCAATTAGAGATAGCCTTAGTACATAAAATCACTGAGAATTCGAGTTTAACTGAGAATTTCATCACTTTCTTTAGTAATAGTCATGTTTTTAACAATGAATCTAATAATCCATTTGAGAATTAAAAATATCGTTCAAAACAAGGATTCATACTCGTTTTGAACGATATTTTTAATTCTATCAGCTTTTCTATTCCATTAACTACTTAAAAATTAATTCAATTGAAATATACTCTCACTCTTGGAAGGAACATAAATAATATCATAATCCTCACCAAGTTCTACAATCAGTTTCTTTGTTAGCTCTTCTCCTCGTTCATTGAACATTTGTTCTAGAATAAGCTTATGGGTATATAAAGTATCATGTTCCCAATCTATCCAAGTTCCATATGTTTCAGACCAGCTAATGAGTTCATCAGCTAATGTTGGAGAGATTGGTAATTCAGCTACAGATAAATTTGCTCCACAAATCTGACAGTACAATGGGTCGGCAGACATATCTCCTTCAACCTTCCACATCTTTGATACACCTTTGTTGCATAAACAGTTCATTGTTGTTCTCCTCTAGTTGTATTTTTCCTTATGTGTTATTCAAACAGCTGGATATTAAATATTGATGTTACATATCCGCTGTTCAATATTTTGGCTCATTTTCTTATCATAACATATTTTCTTTCATAAAAACTATAATTTTTTTGTTAGAACTATTGTATTCTACTCATCAAGTTTGCTATAATCCGTTTAAATTGTGTAAAATCATCTAATTACAATACAACAAAGGGAGAGCTTACGATGAAAAGGCGTCTTTTTTATGTTATTTTTACAACAATCGTTCTACTCGTTGGTTGTAACGACTCCGTCACTTACAATGATAATGAAATAGCCCTCATTGTTCGAGGTGAGGAAATTACAATTGGTGATTTACGCTTTTTATATCCAGATGATCAAATGGAAGAAAATTTAGATAGTGTGATTAAAGAACGCCTCGTTAAACAAGAAGTTCAAGATATGGAACTTGATATATCTGAAGAGGTTCAAGCTACAATAGAAGAGTTAGATAGTTATTCACTTTCGGAACTAGATCAATTAACAGGAAATCAAATGGAGGACTTTATCAGTAATCAAGCTAAAAAATTAGACATGGATAAAGAAGAATACTTACGAAGTTATTTAAAAAAATCTGTGGAAACGGCTGCTTATATGCAGGCATATGCTTTTGAAATATTAGGTGAGCCTACAGAAGATAATATAGAAGAGTTTAATCAAAAAGCAAATGAACATTTAGACAAACTTGTAGAAGAACATAAGGATGAGATTGAAATTCTATTCCACACAACAAATAAATAAAACACGAACAACAATAAGAGGTACTGAATAAGTGACAGCTTTTCGGTGCTTTTTCTTTGGTGAAAATCGCATAAAATCAACCTTATTTAATAAAATATCAATGATAATTTTAAGGTTCACATATTTTTTACAACTCTTTAAAAAAACTTATTTCTTTTTGAGATAGCTTCATAGTATAATTTTTCAGGTTATTGTATTTTACTTTTTTTATGGCAATAAGCATCGCCAAGGCGAGAGGAGGAACATGATGATTAAACGGAATATAGCATTAGTTTTATTATTATTAAATTTATTTATTGCATTTTTAGGGATTGGGCTTGTTATTCCTGTACTTCCAACAATTATGAATGAGCTTGAATTATCTGGAAAAATGGTTGGATACTTAGTTTCAGCATTTGCTTTTGCTCAATTACTACTCTCTCCTATTGCAGGGCGTTGGGTTGAT contains the following coding sequences:
- a CDS encoding LysR family transcriptional regulator; the encoded protein is MFNHLEYFIAVAEELNFTKAAVRLNISQPPLSRQIKNLEEELGVILFHRSNQGVELTDAGKLFLERSYKIMNLIEKSVEDTKIAHLGEYGVLSIGFTGSITFFLIPLLKEFNIKYPKIRLRLFELNTPRQLKTFEDDIISIGFMCPPILNDQLKISVVNKQKFVLVLPANHALAQQVEPIALKHLKEDMFIVVPKDSGNTYHNLVMTIFRKNNFFPKNFLYANVSSSVISLVSEGLGVTIVPISLSNINIPGVVYKQIAHSEEVQLEIALVHKITENSSLTENFITFFSNSHVFNNESNNPFEN